In Gigantopelta aegis isolate Gae_Host chromosome 14, Gae_host_genome, whole genome shotgun sequence, the following proteins share a genomic window:
- the LOC121388214 gene encoding putative GPI-anchored protein pfl2, whose amino-acid sequence MCETKNPFTIDDKKMASSDGDQKTTYSSIKLRSRVEKESPYPEHGYMTIVPPSLSMCETKNPFTLGDQKMASSDGDQETIYSSIKLRSSVEKESPYPEHGFMTIVPPSLSMCETKNPFTLGDQKMASSDGDQEAIYSSIKLRSSVEKESPYPEHGFMTINSIADKKTSAGYWTRKRCLVLLVAVLVVVSLVSASVVVTIYVVRADASKSLGHQPLKNGQPESTSPTTPMTLSFPPSTTRNVSTVTSSVLTSTTPKESRMTTPTTVLTTSPPLTTTKPKATETPDTTPTTTTTTPTTTTTPTTTTTPTTTTSTTTTPTTTTTPTTTTTIATLPITNVKGNCSVSKRCHQCTSREYHGRCQANGTMDTVQYGMTTTCDTACFSEVRAPDYNYVYRGCLSYVMEPVKIAAAQATGSCFRVENYITAGLSTYCLCCDELCNTLDMTIYGGKNCLPPSYC is encoded by the exons ATGTGTGAAACTAAAAACCCGTTTACAATAGACGACAAAAAAATGGCGTCGTCAGATGGAGACCAAAAAACGACTTATTCCAGTATTAAGCTGAGATCAAGAGTGGAAAAAGAGTCGCCGTACCCAGAACACGGCTATATGACCATT gtacccccatCTCTCTCAATGTGTGAAACTAAAAACCCGTTTACACTAGGCGACCAAAAAATGGCGTCGTCAGATGGAGACCAAGAAACAATTTATTCCAGTATTAAGCTCAGATCAAGCGTGGAAAAAGAGTCGCCGTACCCAGAACACGGCTTTATGACCATT gtacccccatCTCTCTCAATGTGTGAAACTAAAAACCCGTTTACACTAGGCGACCAAAAAATGGCGTCGTCAGATGGAGACCAAGAAGCGATTTATTCCAGTATTAAGCTCAGATCAAGCGTGGAAAAAGAGTCGCCGTACCCAGAACACGGCTTTATGACCATT AATTCGATAGCGGACAAGAAGACAAGCGCTGGTTATTGGACACGGAAGCGGTGTCTTGTGCTGTTGGTTGCTGTGCTTGTCGTGGTTTCTCTGGTGTCTGCCTCTGTAGTTGTTACAATATATGTAGTTAGAGCAGACGCATCTAAAT CGTTGGGTCATCAGCCACTTAAAAATGGCCAACCCGAATCGACATCACCAACTACACCAATGACATTATCATTCCCGCCATCCACTACTCGAAATGTGTCAACAGTAACATCGTCAGTGTTGACGTCGACCACGCCAAAAGAGTCAAGAATGACAACACCGACAACTGTTTTAACAACTTCTCCACCCTTGACAACGACCAAGCCAAAag CAACAGAGACGCCCGATACAACTCCGacgacaactacaacaactccGACAACTACAACAACCCCGACAACTACAACAACCCCGACAACTACAACATCAACTACAACAACTCCGACAACTACAACAACCccgacaactacaacaacaatagCAACGTTACCAATAACCAATGTGAAAG GTAATTGCTCCGTCTCTAAGCGATGTCATCAGTGTACAAGTCGTGAATACCACGGACGGTGCCAGGCAAATGGAACCATGGATACGGTGCAGTATGGCATGACTACCACATGCGACACGGCTTGTTTCTCTGAAGTCAGGGCACCAGATTACAACT ATGTCTACCGTGGGTGTCTCTCCTATGTGATGGAACCAGTAAAAATAGCTGCAGCACAGGCCACAGGTAGCTGTTTCCGAGTGGAAAACTACATAACTGCTGGTCTCAGTACATACTGCCTCTGTTGTGACGAACTGTGCAATACACTTGATATGACTATATATGGTGGAAAGAACTGTTTACCACCATCTTATTGTTAA